tataaaaatcctctcaaaatatgtatattttgagaATATAAAGTGGTGATTTCTAGTTCTCTAAAAATAATGTTCCGGAAAAATAATCACAAGTTTAAGTATAAAATgcttaataaatacaagaaaatacatACCCCCATTCATATAAATACATACCGGAATACACCATCAATTTTTGGCAAAATACACAAGTATGAATATACACAAATACAAGTATTCCTATGCTTGGGAAAATATACGTGTAGAATATATTAACCCAagttgaaaatatattactttaacaatattccaaataattggataaatataatttaagttaaaatattaatattttaactaAAAATTATACCTTGAATTATATAATACATCAAGGATGTAACTCAAAATATACCAATGATTCCAAAATAAGTCTTTATAAGCAACTAAGACTAATAGTCGTTACACGACCTAAACATCTAAGAAAACATAGTACGTGGGGAAGTTTACACGACGCtctaagcaaacccggtgaagtttatgACGCACGatacgcaaaactgtgagttcatgtccccactttaaacttttacttgttttctaaacttggggaaaatacatgtactgTGGTATGTTGATtacaaaaactaaggaatgatactatAGATAATGTGACGTATAGggtgccataagcaccattaatcaattACATAccaagaccgcggaacaaaaggttagatctaatgggtttcagccAACCACACTCTTGGCAACTCTTTTACCAAgaagtgcttttgtgtctctagtcgtgaatcgacaagtaaaaatgcctatggtttggatgcttcctatgtctttACACATGTTAATAGCCTAGCTAGCATTAGCGATCTCGtattccttacatttacagaagCACTTATTTCAGtacaattacataccatgttttctacAGCGAATCGAATGCTTAACTGTTTTacacaaaactgcatgaattcataccaacattatgttgacgattttccaaaacttacatgtatttcaggtaactaaagtggatgtgcgtgCGGTCTTACTCTTGCTCCTGGATGTCGTCTATGTTTTAGTCATGTCATGTCAAGACTCATATGCTTATTTTGTGGAATTTGGTTATTATATCCCATCCCGGGTGGTGATATAAGGATCAAAACCTTGATGTCTGtgttttaaataaagttgtaaacttttcagacaatattTTACTTTGTGATGTAAACTCTAAACTTAACTTATGTTTTGAATATGTAATGACAATCGTCTATTGGAGTTATTTTATgatcatgtagtatgtttaccattcgtatgcaaCGAGAACCCTTcaggatcacacctcgtgcttccgccttagaaaggggtgtgacaatttttTGGGTTGCAATGGTTTTGTTCAATGGTTATTTTGTGACAATATTGACAGTGAAGATGGTTAGATACTAGATTTTCGTAGGTTGTCTATGTTTTGTTAATACAAGATTGTTTAGCATATGTTACATGACCACCCTTTATATTTCTTGGGCTTCGTAGGTTTGATGACGATGAGAATAGTCTTATCCGAGGACCGTTTTTATGCACCAAAGTCTGATGTTGTTATCCATGTGATGATTTTGTTGAATAGCTGTCTGACTTTCTGTTATGGATGAACGGATATGCTATGTGTGGGTTGTTTAGTGCGGTTTAGGTTTCTATGAAGATGGTTGTGGCTTCATCCGAGAGACCCGCGTGTATGTTTGATGAAGATTAGCACACACCCATAGTTTGGTTTCTGAGAAGCATGTATGTATCAAGTGTGCTAACGTTTTAGTCATAACACGTGGCAAGCTTTGTTGCAGCATGGATAAATTCTGAAGTGTTACCTTTGGAATGCTATTTGGTTTTGCTTTTCCAATGAGGTTGTGATTTACATTTCAAATATTGCTAGCCTATGGTTTAATCTTGCGAGTCATAATATATTGTGTCTTGCTTCTTTGGTAAGTTTGTGCTTTTCTCATAACATTGTGTGTCTTGTGCTTTACTCATAACACCGTGTCTTGCTTCTTTTGTAAGTTTGTGCTTTTCTCATAACACGTTGCAACATTTGTAGTAGACATGGCAAAATTATCATTGAGATAAGGAAAAATTATTTGCATATGGCATTTGTTATGAAACAAAAAGAATAGATGACTAAGAACTTTTATAAAGGTATTAGTTTCTACATTGCTTGTTTAAGTGACAGTTCTTCACTGTTTATATTTTCCAATAATAGTATTCAAGCTCAATTTGTATCATCATAAAGGTTACTTTCGGATGTTGCCTCGTTTTCTTTATTGCTCATAATTGAAGGAAAAAAGAAAAAGTTCACcagaaaattattaaacttgGGAAATAGTGGATTCAAAACATGTAGCTGAGTTGAAAATAGAAAAGTTGAGAGGCAATTAAACATTATGGAGTGTGTTGAAAAGATGATATAACGACTAAAGAATGTTGATGTGATACAGAAAAACTTTAGAGAAACAGAGGAATAACATGACATGTGGAGTACGTAGCAACTTAATGTGGATAACGTTGATCCACAAAATGCTAAGTAACGTTGATGTGAACAAAAATTTGAGTAATGTATTTGGTAATATATAAACAATATAGATGTTGTTGATTTGTAAGCTCTATATGCATTggggtagggctgtaaacgaaccgaacgttcagagaacagttcgtgaaccgttcggcaggaagttcgtttatgttcgttcgattagcttaccgaacgaacatgaacaaaaaattttgttcggttagcttagcgaacgaacacgaacataggtctcgttcgttcgaatgcgttcgtgaacgttcggtaatatgttcgtttgattatattaaaaaataataaataataaatattttatctaaacatattggggataattatgtctaagttagttaaattGTATTCATCGTTTGATGGTGTGGTaaacttcttgtgttttgattaatcatttgatggttgtatttaactacttatatccaatgtttaataataacaatattttcatttttttttattttcaagttaaatgttcgtttgcgttcattttaatttgcttgcgttcgtttgtgttcgagaccagtgttcacgaactgttcgtgaacaattgaatttccttaaataacaaacacgaacataaacttatgttcggtatgcgttcgtaaacagttcgcgaacatgttaatttccttaacgaacgaacacgaacatggccttattcgtattcgttcggttcgtttacagccctatattGGGGTGATTTGCATCATGATAGTTGGTTCTTTTGTGTTTAATGTTGTGctttgtgatttttttttgtgtaaaTTGGTTGGGTATCTGAACATACACCACTCAATTGTGCAACTTACTTTGTGTCGTTCATCAGATTTTTGGTCATCATTGTTGATTGTATGTCGTATTTAACTTACCGTTTTTATCATTTACCATAGAGTGACGTCCTCTGACCCACAACaacacggggggggggggggggtagttatATTTTATAATGTatctaaaaaaacataaaacatatgAAACCAAGAATATTAACATTAGTTTATCAACACATATCTGGATTATAAAAGAATGAAAatttatttatcaattttaaatatCACTAGCTCTAATGATGAACAAACTCTCATAGTCTCATACTGTTTTTATCCATACAATTTAACAAAGGAGTTCCCTTTTGTTTATATAACTGGACTCACTCTTATTTTagaatatataaaagtaaaaaaaaaattcttttaatGTCGGTGTAACAAATATTggaaaaatcttgtttttaagtAACAAAACCATATGCATGCATCCCGAAATTATTTTCGCTTAGGACAATCCGACAAGGCACAAGGTCGGGTTCTGATGTTTGGAAATGGAGAGGGTAACGTAATACGTCCAAGTTTAATAATTCTGACAAGTCTAGCCTCTTCCAAGTCAAACTTGTACCTTTGCATAGAACCAAACATCCCCGTTGACATTTCTCAACAAAGTATCTAATTTTATTGCAACAAGTATACCATGGAAAGATTCAAAATAAACAATTATGTCGACTAAATAACAAATTGTTTTTATGTCTTTATGTGAAAGGCTAACCTTTTATAAACAGGAAGCCTAGTACGATGCAAATGGATTTTTTATGATTTAAACGAACGTGATGATATAACTAGTCAGTTAACTATGAGATGATAGTCTTCCTAAGGAAAGAGCGGTTAATAAAAGTGTGTAAAACAAGTGAGGAAGGAACCAGTTGCGgatctaatttttttttcaaaatagtTAATTTATGAGTTAAGATTAACGCATTGTATTATCAAATACATATTTAGTAGCTAGGGAGAGAATCTTGATATCTGATATCCGCATAATACAATTATACATAAAATATAATCGGAAGTAGTGAGAAAGAGAAACAAAGACGGCTTACATTGTCATCGTGTGTATGACATTCAAATCAACGATTCCAAATGAATTATGAGTTTTCagaggcgtctctgagaattcacatACCCTGTTAAAGCTTGAAAAATGTGCCCTTCCgttatgttttgttattatttaaaaaaaatcaaaatagtATTGGGTTCAATAAACCTAATTCCAAGTGGCCTAAATTCTAAATCATAAAAGAAAATTGTAAATGGGCCTATATTGGAAGTGGTATGtgtttacaatttaaaaaaaaataacatatacgtatcggatttttttttaaatcgcatgTCCCTCGAAATCGCgggccttgtgcggaggtcctctccgcacaccatcaaagcctCCCATCCCATGAGAGTTTTTAACATATTTTTGTTCTAATATCTCCATATGCATACTACATGATGAATAAAATACATCCACTGGTGGAAGTTTTCAGTTATAATCTTGATGGATAAACTGACTGATGTTAACGTTCACTAAGATACTTCATATATATTTCAATATAAGATTATATTCCAAGATAGAGTTTGGAGTATATATCCTTACAATAATAGTATACCCTATGCTTTAATATGTGATGTAGAGACCTCGTACATTAAATATTATTGCCACTAAATAATCTGAAACATAAGAAAAAAACGCCTTAGAAATATGCCATCCCGACGTACATAGTTATCAGAATAGCTGATACTGATGACCATGAAAGTTTCTGCATCAAGTACTTGTATTTGCATGCACAAAACTTATGATTTGTTGTACAGAATTCGCGATTTCTTCGGCTGAAAACCTGGCTTCACTAGCAACCTACACGAATGGAAAAAGGTTTAGATGTGAAAACTATTAGTGACGGAATCAGAACTTTTTAAAGGGTAAAAGTCatgttgtaaataaataaaacttggATTTTGTATGTCTAACAAATTCCCGTGAATTAGCATCAACTGACCCTCTTGACCCAAAGTCATGttgttgtaaataaataaaacttggATTGTATATGTCTAACACATTCCCGTGAATTAGCATCAACAGACCCTCTTGACCCCGTGGTTCTGCCAGTATTGAAAACCATAAAGAAATAGTGGTACCTTAACATTGAATGAATAGAGCACAGTTTGTTCAATGGTGGTGATGTTGGTATGCAGGATATTGAACTGTAAGTCTTCAAGTGCAGCAATGATTTTAATAAGCTGGCCAGGTCTTCTCCTACACAAAATCTTGATCATTGCATCAAACCCTAATAATCTCACTTCAACATCAGCCAAACACGACTTGCTCTCCGCAGTCTCCTCCTTCAGACCATCGTCGTATTCCACCAGCTTCATCTGATCATCAGGCGGTTGTGGGTAAAACATTGCTACCGGCGGGCTTTGGTTGGCTTGTGGCATGACTGGTAGAGCAGATGAATCTCCAACCACCCTTGGAGTCTCACCATATAGTCTTCGCCTTTTTTGCGACTCGAGACATTGCAGGAGTTGCTCTAACTCCCTCACGAACTCGATTGCCCCACCGATAATTGATGCTTGATCACCCTACAAGTACATACACCTATCACTAAAACTAGTTTCTTAAAGATATAAAGTATTAGATAGAATATTTTAGTTAGCATTAATTTTAATCATCTATATATCATTATAGTTAAAACACTAGTTAGAATTTATATGTAACAATCCAGAATCATACATAAATCAAGAAATTTGTACCCGTTCAACATAAGAGCCCGTTAGGGTTTATTTGTAACAATAAACCCTAGCTAAAATATTATCTCTACAAAGTACCATTCTTACGATAAATCAATAAATTCGTACCCGTTGAACATAAGAGCCGGGCATGAGAGACCGTAGAACCCGTAAATGTTCGTTCATCTGctttcttcggtttctttcaACGGCGATATGAGTCATTCGTTGGCTCTCAACTTCTTCACTAGTCTTTACAGTTCTTGGTCTTTTTCTCTTGTTCTTCCCTTCCCCAACTAGGGTTTTATGAACATCTTCACTCATATATTGAAGTCGATCCGGGCCTCCTTCCGAAACCCTAGCCTCTTCCTCTCTTTCACCTCCTTCAATCACAATCTGATGCTCTTCGTCATCTCCAAGCGGAGCTAATAGCGATTGATGATCTTCTTGCACCCTTTCGTTCAAAACCGGGAACTTTAAGAAGTAAACCGGATCTATCCTGGTTTCTTGATCTTGATCTTGATCATGGGATGCTTTGTTTTGATTCAAAGCCAACTTTGGTCCAAGATCTGCAAACTGCATCACATCTGCAAAGCTCAACTTGTCTAACGAATTCGAGCTACCAAAACCACCCGAATTTGGTAGGTGCTGTAATGGATTGTTGAGCAAGTAATCCACCATTTGGTTTCCATTCTCATATGTGTTTTTCAACATGAactgctgctgatgctgctgctgaaGCTGATGAAGGTggtcactatcatggtgatgttcatgttcatgttcataatcaccattaaagtcaACCCCAAGAAAGCCTCCCTGCAAGAGTTGGAATTCAGTGTAAAACAACATGGTGAGGGAAAAAGATAGTTATATACTTAAGGTTTCATATGACCATACCGAGTAGTTGTTATCATCTTTCTCCATATATATAACAAACAAGAAAGACTTTTGACTATAGAAGTTGAACCCTAAAAGACAAAAGTTTCTTGTAATTTGCAGCAAATGGGTCCAGAATTCAGTAATCAATTAGTAAATCATGGAGAAAGGAGAGTGGGGTTACACCATGAACATATGGACAAAGAAGGTCggcatgtgtgtgtatatatatgtatgtatatgcatCATGATGAAGGTTGATGCGAGGTTTATCTTTATAACTTGACGTGCCCTAGTTGGTCTGCTAGGGATGGCTTTGACTTTAATATACAtgcataaaaataaaaataaataaaaaaacccaGTCCTTTAAAAGTGTCTAGTAATTATATTAACCATTGGATGAAAAAAATTAGTATTAAACTGTATTATGCTCTTTAGTAGATAACCTTACAGAAATTGATACCTTACTATTTTTATTATTCTTTTCTTCATTTCACTTTCTTATATACTAATGAGCTAGCTAATGATCATTGTTATAGTAAACTGATATGTGTTTGTAAACTTGCTTTCTATGTccttttatttaaatatatgctaggtttttaaattttaattataaaagAGTGATAAAAATACACCTTTGTATTTGTGAAGTCGAATTTGTAATTCTCTTGCTTAAAAATAACATGCATTATTTTAACATGTATTTTTAAATTTGTATCCAATGCACACTTCAAGAAACTACGGCAAATTTAACATTATTTTGTGTTaggtttattatatatatatatatatatatatatatatatatatatatatatatatataggataaggatcattacagaacactaattattgcgagaataaaaagaacaactctaaatcactaaatttttgGATGTAATGTTCATctttcttaaattttatgtttcctacattcatatgtgtattatatatacataaaaaatcatatattttttccCTACACATAGTCTACATATATGTATGTAATGTAGCCTACAtataacctacatgtgtgtaggttatttaaaaactcaagatttttcatattttgttttaaattctagtaTGAGAAACAATAAATgttacatttataacattttcatttactttttaggtttttagaaTTGAAAAaataagtgattcattttgttctgcgtgttctcgcaatatttagtgttctgcatagaaccttcccctatatatatatatatatatatatatatataaagagagagagagaattggAGCCTGTGGATGGATTAATAAACACCTCACAAGATCACCTCCCAAATTTTCACCATCTTTTTAATTAATGTGATCACAAGCAACCAACGCTCATACCACCATCACCTTCTCTTTTCATGACACGCTTAATTCATTAAGACGCTCGCCTTTTTAACATTTGAAATTTCAAATTTTCGTTTAACAATTTGAATGGTATATTTGTATATTTTCTTGTTACAATTACATTTACTGACAAAAATCAAAAGATATCATAGGAGACTCAAAAGGAATAGTTTTTGCTAGATATGCGTAGGCCATAGGCTTCAAAGGAATAGTTTTTGCAAAGATATGGACAAAATATGTATGGGTTGATGATATCAAATGAAACTGTATAACATTCAAATTTATTAAGTTGAATTATAATCATTCTATTTCTATATTTTGATCACATGGTTTAAATACTTCATTTATAACTTTTAATTAGGGTTGACAATAGATATCTGTATAAGATACGATTACACCCGTTTACTGAAAAAATACACAAtatgattttttactttttttaaaaataaataaaattatgagTTTAGGATCcctcatttctttttcttttttacataaaacataaaaatgtGTTAGAGACATGAGATATcaagtagttaaacgagttgtATTCATATTTAATACTTGTGTTATATGCGTCATCAGTGATCTGTTAAACACGATAAAACACGATTTGTCAGCTCCACTTTTAACCATACAATAAAAGTTTGGTTATTTCTCTTGGGTTGCTAGCTACTAGTACTGATCATCCTATCTAGTACATGATATTAGAATGATGTCTTTTTTTAAAGATTCCATTTGAAACCAATCATAAAATATCCTAAAATCATTTTTGCTAGTGCGATCTAATCCCACATTGGTAAATAAATTCAACTAGTATTAAGCTCCCTGTATTGTGACTGGGACGTAAAACGGTGTTAAATAGCACCAATGTCACACCACCGTCAACGAATACTAACACCGAAAAAGCTCATGtgaaacaaaaaaataaaatcgAACGAAAAGTAGACGTACAAAAGTTTATCCATGCACCCGAAACGTAAAAGACAGAAAACAATAATTACGTTGATCATATCTCGGATCTGTGCATTGCGACGGTGCTATTAAATGAAAAAATAGGCGTAAAAACATGAACCACACACACGTTGTGGCGTATTACTCACAAAAATTAGACCGAAACATAAAAGATAGAAAACAATAATTAAGTCGATCCATGACCCGTGCGTTCCGACAAGAGTATTAAACGGATTAAAAATTGTCTCAAAAGTTTGAACAACACACGAATGTTAcggcgtgttaactcgcaaaatttaggcCGAAACCAAAATTTAGCTGATGATGGGTATTGACAAAAACTCATTCGAGTTTGATTTCAAGGAAGAATTGAACAGTATTAATATCGCAAATATCGCAAAGCCTGATGACTACATGTTTAAATATATACTAGAGGCTGATGATTACAATAATGTTGTCATGGAAGATGATTCAGATGATGAGATTGCAAAATATTTTGGTCATGGTGGTCAAGGAACTGATGATTTCCCAACATTCCAAGAAATGTTTGATGAAGAAACTCAACATTTATGGAAAAGAAAGATAGAAGAAATGACCAAAGATGGTGTGTCTCCGAGGCTAAGCAAAGATGAAATTAGAAAAGCTTGGAAGACTTGGTTTAAACTGATGCCAAAAAGAAAGAAAGTTCAGAAGACCTTTGGCATTTTTCACAAGAAATCAAGATGTATCACTTGGAGATATTATTTGTTGGGGCTGGATTCCAGAGCTGAACGTGTTTGGAATTAAACAAGAATTCAGAATTCAATACTTCCGATATTTATCTAATATTAAAATTATGCCGTGGTGGGACGTGTAGGAGTTATGTCAAACAAAGTGCATCAATTTCTAGATGAAACCAGAAGATCAAAAGTTGTGGAGGCTTATCAGATTTGAAGCACATAAAAACTTTCTGAACTGGAAACCTCATTATCCAAAGAAGATTATAAAGATTGATCCTGTTTCACAAATTCCTTATGTGACTTTGATAGTTAAACGTCCTTGAGCCATAAAAGCATGCCATTGATGAAGCTGGAACAAGATTTTCATGTTGATTTTAAATGGTGGGAGTGTGATCGAGAGACAGGTGAAGCGGTGATTGTAGTGAAATCTGAAGGTATTTGGAGAGTGATAAGGATTCTAGATCCAATGTGGCTAGTGAATCTATCAGAGAAAGATATTGAATGCTTGTACTACAACAAGATATGTTATGAAGTGCAAGACAAAGTACAAGCTATGTAGTATCAAAATGTCATCAGAATCTGTTATGCATACGAGATTAATTCTAGAAAGATGTGGGAAACGAAATGGAGAGAGATAGAAAGAAAGGTATTTTGAAAGATGTTATGAATGAAGAAAGGATTGAGGCGATCATGAAGAAAGTATCGATTAGAAGATTTCAATTCATGAACAAGCCGATTGCTACAGATCGGACTCCGATGTCTTATGCTAAGCTAAAATGTCAACGACCAAGAAAGTATTTCTTTAGACGATAAAGTTTTTGAAGTTATGAAGTTTTGAAGACCGATCGAGACTGCAGCAACATCCAAGgtggagtttgttgatgcacaatATCTGCTGACTACGTCATCGTGTCGTGTCATGTAGTAGGAAAAATGTTAGATTATTCACATTTTAAGTTGTACGTTACTTTCATACAGAAGTATTACATCCGTGCAAAAGTAGTTCATTCGCACAGATGTAAGTCACATTCGTACGAAAGTGTCCTTTAGTCCGTACGAAGGTAGATCACGTGTATAAATAGCCATGTGGACTGAGTATTAGTAAGGGATTTTgcgtaactgtcacaccccaaccgatggcggaatcatcggggcatggcactgagcgaaacagattgtccagaagtttccataacaattatcattactattcaatttatataatacgtcccataccgtacctcaaatagcaaacaaattattacagataagatccaggcaaatattctgttctgacaactaagatttaaatataaatattgtt
Above is a window of Helianthus annuus cultivar XRQ/B chromosome 14, HanXRQr2.0-SUNRISE, whole genome shotgun sequence DNA encoding:
- the LOC110908576 gene encoding transcription factor FAMA: MEKDDNNYSGGFLGVDFNGDYEHEHEHHHDSDHLHQLQQQHQQQFMLKNTYENGNQMVDYLLNNPLQHLPNSGGFGSSNSLDKLSFADVMQFADLGPKLALNQNKASHDQDQDQETRIDPVYFLKFPVLNERVQEDHQSLLAPLGDDEEHQIVIEGGEREEEARVSEGGPDRLQYMSEDVHKTLVGEGKNKRKRPRTVKTSEEVESQRMTHIAVERNRRKQMNEHLRVLRSLMPGSYVQRGDQASIIGGAIEFVRELEQLLQCLESQKRRRLYGETPRVVGDSSALPVMPQANQSPPVAMFYPQPPDDQMKLVEYDDGLKEETAESKSCLADVEVRLLGFDAMIKILCRRRPGQLIKIIAALEDLQFNILHTNITTIEQTVLYSFNVKVASEARFSAEEIANSVQQIISFVHANTST